In Flavobacterium okayamense, a single window of DNA contains:
- a CDS encoding gliding motility-associated C-terminal domain-containing protein, whose product MKARITLYLLIIFGINLSFSQFTADKPDLRLCGTSPNYYLDYFNCTSNNYTLDNVFLSLTDVNGVPLDTTTCTPGTPQTMYIMLNYTSNSNSNIHHVRMFADLIIDGNTSSINVSLGTVAPGSGQRLLYGPFTWICGQEIILDRILIVWKTSGNNNELVPYTCNTYNKSQCEFPGSVVVAAPLAVQFNYTGCTYGNLSTIYFNSTTNGGIAPYSYAWDFESDGIIDSTDENPNHTYDTSNTYSATLTVTDSNGTMNTYVLPIIYPSELNLTANVQGLTCVLGSTASIDLSVSGGNPPYTYNWNTGDISEDLSNLGIGTYEVIVTDAVGCVKSFSTTISPIVCCEFLVTCPTFPNTSLQCYDLLPIEGEISIVDFEALGNGDGNIGNNPCGVIVITAQNGPYNGCNANIVRTYTVTEYQDDNNNGIHESNETTILNSVTCDQTILINDTTPPTIDIVAADLTVECDGNGNTADLQAWLASNGGASSSDACSSVTWSNNYTSLSDDCGATGSVSVTFTATDDCGNSASSSATFTIVDTTAPTIDIVAADLTVECDGNGNTADLQAWLASNGGASSSDACSSVTWSNNYTSLSDDCGATGSISVTFTATDDCGNSASSSATFTIVDTTAPTIDIVAADLTVECDGNGNTSDLQAWLASNGGASSSDACSSVTWSNNYTSLSDDCGATGSISVTFTATDDCGNSASSSATFTIVDTTAPTIDIVAADLTVECDGNGNTADLQAWLASNGGASSSDACSSVTWSNNYTSLSDDCGATGSISVTFTATDDCGNSASSSATFTIVDTTAPTIDIVAADLTVECDGNGNTSDLQAWLASNGGASASDSCSSVTWSNNYTSLSDDCGATGSVSVTFTATDDCGNSASSSATFTIVDTTAPTIDIVAADLTVECDGNGNTADLQAWLASNGGASSSDACSSVTWSNNYTSLSDDCGATGSVSVTFTATDDCGNSASSSATFTIVDTTAPTIDIVAADLTVECDGNGNTADLQAWLASNGGASSSDACSSVTWSNNYTSLSDDCGATGSVSVTFTATDDCGNSASSSATFTIVDTTAPTINIVAADLTVECDGNGNTADLQAWLASNGGASSSDACSSVTWSNNYTSLSDDCGATGSISVTFTATDDCGNSASSSATFTIVDTTAPTIDIVAADLTVECDGNGNTSDLQAWLASNGGASSSDACSSVTWSNNYTSLSDDCGATGSISVTFTATDDCGNSASSSATFTIVDTTAPTIDIVAADLTVECDGNGNTADLQAWLASNGGASASDSCSSVTWSNNYTSLSDDCGATGSISVTFTATDDCGNSASSSATFTIVDTTAPTIDIVAADLTVECDGNGNTADLQAWLASNGGASSSDACSSVTWSNNYTSLSDDCGATGSISVTFTATDDCGNSASSSATFTIVDTTAPTIDIVAADLTVECDGNGNTADLQAWLASNGGASASDSCSSVTWSNNYTSLSDDCGATGSISVTFTATDDCGNSASSSATFTIVDTTAPTIDIVAADLTVECDGNGNTADLQAWLASNGGASSSDACSSVTWSNNYTSLSDDCGATGSISVTFTATDDCGNSASSSATFTIVDTTAPTIDIVAADLTVECDGNGNTADLQAWLASNGGASSSDACSSVTWSNNYTSLSDDCGATGSISVTFTATDDCGNSASSSATFTIVDTTAPTIDIVAADLTVECDGNGNTADLQAWLASNGGASSSDACSSVTWSNNYTSLSDDCGATGSISVTFTATDDCGNSASSSATFTIVDTTAPTIDIVAADLTVECDGNGNTADLQAWLASNGGASSSDACSSVTWSNNYTSLSDDCGATGSISVTFTATDDCGNSASSSATFTIVDTTAPTIDIVAADLTVECDGNGNTADLQAWLASNGGASASDSCSSVTWSNNYTSLSDDCGATGSISVTFTATDDCGNSASSSATFTIVDTTAPTIDIVAADLTVECDGNGNTADLQAWLASNGGASSSDACSSVTWSNNYTSLSDDCGATGSISVTFTATDDCGNSASSSATFTIVDTTAPTIDIVAADLTVECDGNGNTADLQAWLASNGGASASDSCSSVTWSNNYTSLSDDCGATGSISVTFTATDDCGNSASSSATFTIVDTTAPTIDIVAADLTVECDGNGNTADLQAWLASNGGASASDSCSSVTWSNNYTSLSDDCGATGSISVTFTATDDCGNSASSSATFTIVDTTAPTIDIVAADLTVECDGNGNTADLQAWLASNGGASASDSCSSVTWSNNYTSLSDDCGATGSISVTFTATDDCGNSASSSATFTIVDTTAPIFITNLPQDISVSCDEIPDPDVLEASDNCSGNAIIQVNDEIITDESACAGEYIILRTWTATDNCGNSVDHIQTISVFDNTPPELITPLDSVINVTCSEVPEIPELEFTDNCSGIFNVEFNETNTTINIYEYVIVWEWIVSDNCGNEATFTQTINVNVPEPFDAIPYSICTGDQPLDLFTILGESIPTNGEWIELTNSGGLQGNIFNPDGVNNGYYTLQYTVTLDNDDCPTRFEVYLNVNDDCIVLAACDITIYNAVSANNDGMNDNFFIDGIECYPDNTVEIYNRWGILVYETRGYDNALNSFRGYSEGRTTFNKNEMLPDGTYFYILKYNDTEGKSHDKSGYLYLDK is encoded by the coding sequence ATGAAAGCAAGAATTACACTTTATTTGCTTATTATCTTCGGGATAAATTTATCATTTTCCCAATTTACAGCTGATAAGCCAGATTTAAGGTTGTGTGGAACCTCCCCAAATTATTATTTGGATTATTTTAATTGTACTTCAAATAATTACACACTAGACAATGTGTTTTTGAGTCTTACAGACGTTAATGGAGTTCCATTGGATACAACAACTTGTACACCAGGGACGCCACAAACAATGTATATAATGCTTAATTATACATCGAACTCAAACAGTAATATTCATCATGTAAGAATGTTTGCTGATTTAATTATTGATGGAAACACTTCTTCAATAAATGTAAGTTTAGGGACTGTAGCGCCTGGTTCAGGTCAAAGACTCTTATATGGTCCGTTTACTTGGATTTGTGGACAAGAAATAATCTTAGATAGAATATTAATTGTTTGGAAAACATCTGGAAACAATAATGAATTGGTTCCATATACTTGTAATACATACAACAAGTCTCAATGTGAATTTCCCGGAAGTGTTGTAGTTGCAGCACCTTTAGCCGTTCAGTTTAATTATACAGGTTGTACTTATGGAAATTTAAGTACTATTTATTTTAATTCTACTACAAATGGAGGTATTGCGCCATATAGTTATGCTTGGGATTTTGAATCCGATGGTATAATTGATTCGACAGATGAAAATCCTAACCATACTTATGACACTAGTAATACCTATTCAGCTACTTTAACAGTTACTGATTCAAACGGAACAATGAATACCTATGTTCTACCAATAATCTATCCTTCAGAATTAAACTTAACTGCAAATGTACAAGGTTTAACATGTGTTTTAGGTTCAACTGCATCTATTGATTTATCAGTGTCTGGAGGAAATCCTCCTTATACATACAATTGGAACACAGGTGATATTTCTGAAGATTTATCAAATTTAGGAATTGGTACTTATGAAGTTATTGTAACAGATGCAGTTGGTTGTGTAAAATCATTTTCTACAACAATTTCACCGATTGTATGTTGTGAATTTTTAGTTACATGTCCTACATTCCCGAACACATCACTTCAATGTTATGATTTATTACCAATTGAAGGTGAAATAAGTATAGTAGATTTTGAGGCACTTGGTAATGGAGACGGAAATATAGGAAACAATCCATGTGGAGTTATTGTAATAACTGCACAAAACGGTCCTTATAATGGATGTAATGCAAATATCGTTAGAACTTATACTGTAACAGAATATCAAGACGATAATAATAATGGAATTCATGAATCTAATGAAACTACAATTTTAAACTCTGTTACTTGTGATCAAACCATATTAATTAATGATACCACTCCACCAACTATTGATATTGTTGCTGCGGATTTAACGGTAGAGTGTGATGGTAATGGAAATACTGCTGATTTACAAGCATGGTTAGCTTCTAATGGTGGAGCTTCTTCTTCAGATGCTTGTTCTTCAGTAACTTGGTCTAACAACTACACTAGCCTTTCAGATGATTGTGGGGCTACAGGTTCGGTAAGCGTAACTTTCACCGCTACTGATGATTGTGGTAATAGCGCTAGCTCTTCAGCTACCTTTACCATTGTGGATACTACAGCGCCAACTATTGATATTGTTGCTGCGGATTTAACGGTAGAGTGTGATGGTAATGGAAATACTGCTGATTTACAAGCATGGTTAGCTTCTAATGGTGGAGCTTCTTCTTCAGATGCTTGTTCTTCAGTAACTTGGTCAAACAACTACACTAGCCTTTCAGATGATTGTGGGGCTACAGGTTCTATAAGCGTAACTTTCACCGCTACTGATGATTGTGGTAACAGCGCTAGCTCTTCAGCTACCTTTACCATTGTGGATACTACAGCGCCAACTATTGATATTGTTGCTGCGGATTTAACGGTAGAGTGTGATGGTAATGGAAATACTTCTGATTTACAAGCTTGGTTAGCTTCTAATGGTGGAGCTTCTTCTTCAGATGCTTGTTCTTCAGTAACTTGGTCAAACAACTACACTAGCCTTTCAGATGATTGTGGGGCTACAGGTTCTATAAGCGTAACTTTCACCGCTACTGATGATTGTGGTAACAGCGCTAGCTCTTCAGCTACCTTTACCATTGTGGATACTACAGCGCCAACTATTGATATTGTTGCTGCGGATTTAACGGTAGAGTGTGATGGTAATGGAAATACTGCTGATTTACAAGCATGGTTAGCTTCTAATGGTGGAGCTTCTTCTTCAGATGCTTGTTCTTCAGTAACTTGGTCAAACAACTACACTAGCCTTTCAGATGATTGTGGGGCTACAGGTTCTATAAGCGTAACTTTCACCGCTACTGATGATTGTGGTAACAGCGCTAGCTCTTCAGCTACCTTTACCATTGTGGATACTACAGCGCCAACTATTGATATTGTTGCTGCGGATTTAACGGTAGAGTGTGATGGTAATGGAAATACTTCTGATTTACAAGCTTGGTTAGCTTCTAATGGTGGAGCTTCTGCTTCGGATAGCTGTTCTTCGGTAACTTGGTCAAACAACTACACTAGCCTTTCAGATGATTGTGGGGCTACAGGTTCGGTAAGCGTAACTTTCACCGCTACTGATGATTGTGGTAACAGCGCTAGCTCTTCAGCTACCTTTACCATTGTGGATACTACAGCTCCAACTATTGATATTGTTGCTGCGGATTTAACGGTAGAGTGTGATGGTAATGGAAATACTGCTGATTTACAAGCATGGTTAGCTTCTAATGGTGGAGCTTCTTCTTCAGATGCTTGTTCTTCAGTAACTTGGTCTAACAACTACACTAGCCTTTCGGATGATTGTGGGGCTACAGGTTCGGTAAGCGTAACTTTCACCGCTACTGATGATTGTGGTAATAGCGCTAGCTCTTCAGCTACCTTTACCATTGTGGATACTACAGCGCCAACTATTGATATTGTTGCTGCGGATTTAACGGTAGAGTGTGATGGTAATGGAAATACTGCTGATTTACAAGCATGGTTAGCTTCTAATGGTGGAGCTTCTTCTTCAGATGCTTGTTCTTCGGTAACTTGGTCTAACAACTACACTAGCCTTTCGGATGATTGTGGGGCTACAGGTTCGGTAAGCGTAACTTTCACCGCTACTGATGATTGTGGTAACAGCGCTAGCTCTTCAGCTACCTTTACCATTGTGGATACTACAGCGCCAACTATTAATATTGTTGCTGCGGATTTAACGGTAGAGTGTGATGGTAATGGAAATACTGCTGATTTACAAGCATGGTTAGCTTCTAATGGTGGAGCTTCTTCTTCAGATGCTTGTTCTTCAGTAACTTGGTCAAACAACTACACTAGCCTTTCAGATGATTGTGGGGCTACAGGTTCTATAAGCGTAACTTTCACCGCTACTGATGATTGTGGTAACAGCGCTAGCTCTTCAGCTACCTTTACCATTGTGGATACTACAGCGCCAACTATTGATATTGTTGCTGCGGATTTAACGGTAGAGTGTGATGGTAATGGAAATACTTCTGATTTACAAGCTTGGTTAGCTTCTAATGGTGGAGCTTCTTCTTCAGATGCTTGTTCTTCAGTAACTTGGTCAAACAACTACACTAGCCTTTCAGATGATTGTGGGGCTACAGGTTCTATAAGCGTAACTTTCACCGCTACTGATGATTGTGGTAACAGCGCTAGCTCTTCAGCTACCTTTACCATTGTGGATACTACAGCTCCAACTATTGATATTGTTGCTGCGGATTTAACGGTAGAGTGTGATGGTAATGGAAATACTGCTGATTTACAAGCGTGGTTAGCTTCTAATGGTGGAGCTTCTGCTTCGGATAGCTGTTCTTCGGTAACTTGGTCAAACAACTACACTAGCCTTTCAGATGATTGTGGGGCTACAGGTTCTATAAGCGTAACTTTCACCGCTACTGATGATTGTGGTAACAGCGCTAGCTCTTCAGCTACCTTTACCATTGTGGATACTACAGCTCCAACTATTGATATTGTTGCTGCGGATTTAACGGTAGAGTGTGATGGTAATGGAAATACTGCTGATTTACAAGCGTGGTTAGCTTCTAATGGTGGAGCTTCTTCTTCAGATGCTTGTTCTTCAGTAACTTGGTCTAACAACTACACTAGCCTTTCGGATGATTGTGGGGCTACAGGTTCTATAAGCGTAACTTTCACCGCTACTGATGATTGTGGTAACAGCGCTAGCTCTTCAGCTACCTTTACCATTGTGGATACTACAGCTCCAACTATTGATATTGTTGCTGCGGATTTAACGGTAGAGTGTGATGGTAATGGAAATACTGCTGATTTACAAGCGTGGTTAGCTTCTAATGGTGGAGCTTCTGCTTCGGATAGCTGTTCTTCGGTAACTTGGTCAAACAACTACACTAGCCTTTCGGATGATTGTGGGGCTACAGGTTCTATAAGCGTAACTTTCACCGCTACTGATGATTGTGGTAACAGCGCTAGCTCTTCAGCTACCTTTACTATTGTGGATACTACAGCGCCAACTATTGATATTGTTGCTGCGGATTTAACGGTAGAGTGTGATGGTAATGGAAATACTGCTGATTTACAAGCGTGGTTAGCTTCTAATGGTGGAGCTTCTTCTTCAGATGCTTGTTCTTCAGTAACTTGGTCTAACAACTACACTAGCCTTTCGGATGATTGTGGGGCTACAGGTTCTATAAGCGTAACTTTCACCGCTACTGATGATTGTGGTAACAGCGCTAGCTCTTCAGCTACCTTTACCATTGTGGATACTACAGCTCCAACTATTGATATTGTTGCTGCGGATTTAACGGTAGAGTGTGATGGTAATGGAAATACTGCTGATTTACAAGCGTGGTTAGCTTCTAATGGTGGAGCTTCTTCTTCAGATGCTTGTTCTTCAGTAACTTGGTCTAACAACTACACTAGCCTTTCGGATGATTGTGGGGCTACAGGTTCTATAAGCGTAACTTTCACCGCTACTGATGATTGTGGTAACAGCGCTAGCTCTTCAGCTACCTTTACTATTGTGGATACTACAGCGCCAACTATTGATATTGTTGCTGCGGATTTAACGGTAGAGTGTGATGGTAATGGAAATACTGCTGATTTACAAGCGTGGTTAGCTTCTAATGGTGGAGCTTCTTCTTCAGATGCTTGTTCTTCAGTAACTTGGTCTAACAACTACACTAGCCTTTCGGATGATTGTGGGGCTACAGGTTCTATAAGCGTAACTTTCACCGCTACTGATGATTGTGGTAACAGCGCTAGCTCTTCAGCTACCTTTACCATTGTGGATACTACAGCTCCAACTATTGATATTGTTGCTGCGGATTTAACGGTAGAGTGTGATGGTAATGGAAATACTGCTGATTTACAAGCGTGGTTAGCTTCTAATGGTGGAGCTTCTTCTTCAGATGCTTGTTCTTCAGTAACTTGGTCTAACAACTACACTAGCCTTTCGGATGATTGTGGGGCTACAGGTTCTATAAGCGTAACTTTCACCGCTACTGATGATTGTGGTAACAGCGCTAGCTCTTCAGCTACCTTTACTATTGTGGATACTACAGCGCCAACTATTGATATTGTTGCTGCGGATTTAACGGTAGAGTGTGATGGTAATGGAAATACTGCTGATTTACAAGCGTGGTTAGCTTCTAATGGTGGAGCTTCTGCTTCGGATAGCTGTTCTTCGGTAACTTGGTCAAACAACTACACTAGCCTTTCGGATGATTGTGGGGCTACAGGTTCTATAAGCGTAACTTTCACCGCTACTGATGATTGTGGTAACAGCGCTAGCTCTTCAGCTACCTTTACCATTGTGGATACTACAGCGCCAACTATTGATATTGTTGCTGCGGATTTAACGGTAGAGTGTGATGGTAATGGAAATACTGCTGATTTACAAGCTTGGTTAGCTTCTAATGGTGGAGCTTCTTCTTCAGATGCTTGTTCTTCAGTAACTTGGTCAAACAACTACACTAGCCTTTCAGATGATTGTGGGGCTACAGGTTCTATAAGCGTAACTTTCACCGCTACTGATGATTGTGGTAACAGCGCTAGCTCTTCAGCTACCTTTACCATTGTGGATACTACAGCGCCAACTATTGATATTGTTGCTGCGGATTTAACGGTAGAGTGTGATGGTAATGGAAATACTGCTGATTTACAAGCGTGGTTAGCTTCTAATGGTGGAGCTTCTGCTTCGGATAGCTGTTCTTCGGTAACTTGGTCAAACAACTACACTAGCCTTTCAGATGATTGTGGGGCTACAGGTTCTATAAGCGTAACTTTCACCGCTACTGATGATTGTGGTAACAGCGCTAGCTCTTCAGCTACCTTTACCATTGTGGATACTACAGCGCCAACTATTGATATTGTTGCTGCGGATTTAACGGTAGAGTGTGATGGTAATGGAAATACTGCTGATTTACAAGCGTGGTTAGCTTCTAATGGTGGAGCTTCTGCTTCGGATAGCTGTTCTTCGGTAACTTGGTCAAACAACTACACTAGCCTTTCAGATGATTGTGGGGCTACAGGTTCTATAAGCGTAACTTTCACCGCTACTGATGATTGTGGTAACAGCGCTAGCTCTTCAGCTACCTTTACCATTGTGGATACTACAGCGCCAACTATTGATATTGTTGCTGCGGATTTAACGGTAGAGTGTGATGGTAATGGAAATACTGCTGATTTACAAGCGTGGTTAGCTTCTAATGGTGGAGCTTCTGCTTCGGATAGCTGTTCTTCGGTAACTTGGTCAAACAACTACACTAGCCTTTCGGATGATTGTGGGGCTACAGGTTCTATAAGCGTAACTTTCACCGCTACTGATGATTGTGGTAACAGCGCTAGCTCTTCAGCTACCTTTACCATTGTGGATACTACAGCGCCAATATTCATTACAAATCTTCCACAAGATATTTCAGTTTCATGTGATGAAATACCAGATCCGGATGTACTTGAGGCTTCAGACAACTGTTCAGGAAACGCCATAATTCAAGTCAATGATGAAATCATCACTGACGAAAGTGCTTGTGCAGGAGAATATATTATTTTGAGAACTTGGACTGCTACAGATAATTGTGGAAATAGTGTTGATCATATTCAAACAATTAGTGTTTTTGATAACACTCCGCCTGAGTTGATAACACCTTTAGATTCTGTTATTAATGTAACTTGTTCTGAAGTTCCAGAAATTCCAGAATTAGAATTTACCGATAATTGTTCAGGAATTTTTAATGTTGAGTTTAACGAAACTAACACAACCATAAACATCTATGAATATGTAATAGTTTGGGAATGGATTGTAAGTGATAATTGTGGTAATGAAGCAACATTTACACAAACAATTAATGTAAATGTTCCTGAACCGTTTGACGCAATACCTTATTCAATTTGTACAGGAGACCAACCTTTAGATTTATTTACTATATTAGGTGAGTCAATTCCTACAAATGGAGAATGGATTGAATTGACAAATTCTGGCGGTTTACAAGGAAATATATTTAATCCTGATGGTGTAAATAATGGTTATTATACTTTACAGTATACTGTAACTTTAGATAATGATGATTGTCCTACTAGATTTGAAGTGTATTTAAATGTAAATGACGATTGTATTGTATTAGCTGCTTGTGATATAACAATTTACAATGCGGTATCAGCTAATAATGATGGAATGAATGATAATTTCTTTATCGATGGAATTGAATGTTATCCAGATAATACTGTAGAAATTTACAATCGATGGGGAATATTAGTTTATGAAACTCGTGGTTATGACAATGCACTAAATTCGTTTAGAGGTTATTCAGAAGGTAGAACAACATTTAATAAAAATGAAATGCTACCAGATGGAACGTATTTTTACATTCTAAAATATAATGATACTGAAGGCAAATCGCACGATAAATCTGGTTATTTATATTTAGATAAATAA
- a CDS encoding SixA phosphatase family protein, whose amino-acid sequence MKNLILIRHSKSSWETPLKDIDRPLSRRGIFDAHLISSKIQEYLPKSFVVWSSYAKRAKETAIIISQNLNIPLDTIVFKQDLYTFDECELENEIKKCENNFDNLILFGHNDAITNFVNKFGNLFIENVPTSGVVSLQFSINDWKKLEKGKIVKTIFPSHFKHEQQHKPESIH is encoded by the coding sequence ATGAAAAATTTAATTTTAATTCGTCACTCCAAATCAAGTTGGGAAACACCTTTAAAAGATATTGATAGACCTTTATCGAGAAGAGGTATTTTCGATGCACATCTTATTTCTTCAAAAATACAAGAATATTTACCTAAGAGTTTTGTTGTTTGGAGTAGTTACGCAAAAAGAGCTAAAGAAACTGCTATTATTATCTCTCAAAATTTAAATATTCCTCTTGATACAATTGTTTTCAAACAAGATTTATATACATTTGATGAGTGTGAACTTGAAAATGAAATTAAGAAGTGTGAAAATAATTTCGATAATTTAATTCTTTTTGGTCATAACGATGCTATTACAAATTTTGTTAATAAATTTGGAAACCTTTTTATAGAGAATGTTCCTACTAGTGGAGTAGTATCTTTACAATTTTCAATTAATGATTGGAAAAAATTAGAAAAAGGCAAAATAGTAAAAACGATTTTCCCGAGTCATTTTAAACATGAACAACAACATAAACCAGAATCTATACATTGA
- the ppk1 gene encoding polyphosphate kinase 1 — MNNNINQNLYIDREKSWLTFNARVLQEAADESVPLLDRLRFLGIFSNNLDEFFRVRYAAIRRLRIEKKRADTIKLLGGITAEQLLKDITEIVIEQQSESLRILSDIEKKLEKENIFILTEKQISKEQENFIREFFIQKVSPAVVTIMLNDLEKFPLLKDTSGYFAVKLVMKPKKVSLLETILPKKEIRYAIVEIPSTINRFVVLPSNNEKQYIIMLDDVIRHNLNYLFNIFDYESISAHMIKITRDAELEFDSDLSKSFIEKVSDSVKERRIGETVRFVYDQDIEKDTLEFLLKRMNIDSSDSIIPGGRYHNRRDYMNFPNLGRYDLLYRENPPLPVPGLDLEGSILGKINSKDYLLSAPYQSFSYIIKFLREAALDPNVVAIKITLYRLAKNSQIVSSLINAAKNGKKVIVQIELQARFDEASNISYAEQMQTEGIDLIFGVKGLKVHSKICVIDRLEAGKVKRYGFISTGNFNENTAKIYTDNTLFTANQSILKDVSKVFDFFEVNYKLNRYKHLFVSPHYTRSKFNKLIEREMFNAQAGKHAFIHLKMNSLSDFKMIDKLYEASRAGVKIKLIIRGICCLIPGVPEMSENIEAISVVDKYLEHSRIYIFGNDGNPEVFISSADFMTRNLDARVEVTCPIYDENVKQELIDTFDIGWKANVKARIHSDDLKNRYRKTEGENFRAQAELYKYYQNKLEVIAEKVL; from the coding sequence ATGAACAACAACATAAACCAGAATCTATACATTGATAGAGAAAAAAGTTGGTTAACTTTTAATGCAAGAGTTTTACAAGAAGCTGCAGATGAATCTGTTCCATTATTAGATAGACTTCGATTTTTAGGAATATTTTCAAATAATTTAGACGAATTCTTTAGAGTACGTTATGCTGCTATTAGAAGATTAAGAATTGAAAAGAAAAGAGCCGATACTATAAAATTACTTGGTGGTATTACTGCGGAACAACTTTTAAAAGATATCACAGAAATAGTTATCGAACAACAATCTGAAAGTTTGCGAATTTTAAGTGACATCGAAAAAAAGCTTGAAAAAGAAAATATTTTCATTTTAACTGAGAAGCAAATATCTAAAGAACAGGAAAACTTTATAAGAGAATTTTTTATTCAAAAAGTAAGTCCAGCTGTTGTTACAATCATGTTGAATGATTTAGAGAAATTTCCTCTATTAAAAGATACTTCTGGATATTTTGCGGTTAAGTTAGTAATGAAACCAAAAAAAGTTTCATTACTTGAAACTATTTTACCAAAAAAAGAGATTCGCTATGCTATTGTTGAAATTCCAAGTACTATAAATCGATTTGTAGTACTTCCTTCAAATAACGAAAAACAATACATTATAATGCTTGACGATGTTATTCGTCATAATTTAAATTATTTGTTTAATATTTTTGATTATGAAAGCATTTCTGCACACATGATTAAAATCACTCGTGATGCTGAATTAGAATTTGATAGTGATTTAAGTAAAAGTTTTATTGAAAAAGTGTCAGATAGTGTTAAAGAAAGACGTATTGGTGAAACAGTTCGTTTTGTTTATGACCAAGATATAGAAAAAGACACATTAGAATTTTTACTTAAGCGAATGAATATTGATAGTTCAGATAGTATAATTCCTGGTGGACGTTATCATAATCGTCGTGATTATATGAATTTTCCTAATTTAGGCCGTTATGATTTATTGTACAGAGAAAATCCACCATTACCTGTTCCTGGTTTAGATTTAGAAGGTAGTATTTTAGGAAAAATCAACTCTAAAGATTATTTATTAAGTGCACCTTATCAGTCATTCTCATATATTATTAAATTTTTAAGAGAAGCAGCTCTTGATCCAAATGTTGTAGCTATTAAAATTACTTTGTATCGTTTAGCAAAAAATTCACAAATTGTTAGTTCGTTGATTAATGCAGCTAAAAATGGAAAAAAAGTAATTGTTCAAATCGAACTTCAAGCTCGTTTTGATGAAGCAAGTAATATTTCATATGCAGAGCAAATGCAAACTGAAGGAATTGATTTAATTTTTGGAGTTAAGGGCTTAAAAGTGCATAGTAAAATTTGTGTCATAGATAGATTAGAAGCTGGAAAAGTGAAACGTTACGGATTTATCTCAACTGGAAACTTTAATGAAAACACTGCTAAGATTTATACAGATAATACTCTTTTTACAGCTAATCAGTCAATTTTAAAGGATGTTTCCAAGGTTTTTGATTTCTTTGAAGTTAATTATAAATTAAATCGTTATAAGCATTTATTTGTTTCACCACATTATACTCGCTCGAAATTTAATAAATTAATTGAACGCGAAATGTTCAATGCTCAAGCTGGTAAACATGCATTTATTCATTTAAAAATGAATAGTTTGTCAGATTTTAAAATGATTGATAAATTATACGAAGCGAGTAGAGCAGGAGTAAAAATTAAATTAATAATTAGAGGTATTTGTTGTTTAATACCTGGTGTTCCTGAAATGAGTGAAAATATTGAAGCGATAAGTGTTGTTGATAAATATTTAGAACATTCTCGAATTTACATTTTTGGAAATGATGGAAATCCAGAAGTATTTATTTCATCGGCAGATTTTATGACAAGAAATCTAGACGCTAGAGTTGAAGTAACATGTCCTATTTATGATGAAAATGTGAAACAAGAATTAATTGATACATTTGACATAGGTTGGAAAGCTAATGTAAAAGCTAGAATTCATTCTGATGATTTAAAAAATCGTTACAGAAAAACAGAAGGAGAAAATTTTAGAGCGCAAGCAGAACTATATAAATACTATCAAAATAAGTTAGAAGTAATCGCCGAAAAAGTTTTATAA